In Clarias gariepinus isolate MV-2021 ecotype Netherlands chromosome 1, CGAR_prim_01v2, whole genome shotgun sequence, one DNA window encodes the following:
- the znf830 gene encoding zinc finger protein 830 encodes MATKAAAAAKKNKGKKLVNQDELRRLMRERQQRDERQKRVESPYAKYNSLGHLSCVLCNVQVKTDILWQTHVLGKQHKDKVSELKEGSQGAGTVPQPVPQPAQTSTLKRKAPQPEVHDGKKPKASGAVLSQAKTGGTSAGLGLLAGQYDDDDDDDNSAPSDVKQPGSSSDSLPADFFDSSVPGIAPAPPVSHSGSVSKPEVEKPAERKDNTAEALPEGFFDDPVRDAKVRNVDTPKDHLDKEWEEFQKEMRQVSTASEAIVAEEDEEGRLERQIDEIDEQIERLRRVEVLHTKKEAKVKKTTMMEEERRLSGDDEDDDDDDEELMNVLGRDWRAKGALA; translated from the coding sequence ATGGCGACTAaagcggcggcggcggcgaaGAAGAATAAAGGGAAGAAGCTCGTGAACCAGGACGAGCTGCGGCGGCTGATGAGGGAGAGGCAGCAGCGCGACGAGCGGCAGAAGCGCGTCGAGTCTCCGTACGCCAAGTACAACAGCCTGGGACACCTGAGCTGCGTCCTGTGTAACGTCCAGGTGAAGACGGACATCCTGTGGCAGACTCACGTGCTGGGAAAACAGCACAAAGATAAAGTCTCAGAGCTCAAAGAGGGGAGTCAGGGCGCGGGGACAGTCCCTCAACCTGTCCCTCAGCCTGCACAGACATCCACACTGAAGAGGAAAGCTCCACAACCGGAAGTGCATGATGGGAAAAAGCCCAAAGCCTCAGGTGCAGTATTGTCTCAGGCTAAGACTGGTGGGACAAGTGCAGGACTTGGACTTCTCGCTGGacagtatgatgatgatgatgatgatgataattcagCTCCAAGTGACGTAAAGCAGCCAGGTTCGTCATCTGACTCACTTCCTGCCGATTTTTTCGACAGCAGCGTCCCTGGCATCGCGCCCGCGCCGCCCGTCTCTCACTCGGGATCCGTCTCCAAACCCGAAGTTGAGAAACCCGCGGAGAGGAAAGACAACACGGCGGAGGCGCTTCCCGAGGGCTTCTTCGACGACCCGGTCCGAGACGCCAAGGTGCGAAACGTGGACACTCCGAAGGACCACCTGGACAAGGAGTGGGAGGAGTTTCAGAAGGAGATGCGGCAGGTGAGCACCGCCTCGGAGGCCATCGTAGCTGAGGAAGATGAGGAAGGCCGCCTCGAGAGGCAGATCGACGAGATCGACGAGCAGATCGAGCGCCTGCGCAGGGTCGAGGTGCTGCACACCAAAAAGGAGGCCAAGGTGAAGAAGACGACGATGATGGAGGAAGAGCGGCGTCTCTCAggggatgatgaggatgatgatgatgatgatgaggagttgatgaatgtGTTGGGAAGAGACTGGAGAGCTAAAGGAGCGCTTGCATAG